One Maribacter cobaltidurans genomic window carries:
- a CDS encoding glycoside hydrolase family 15 protein — protein MNNLDYGIIGNCRSAALVSKNGSIDWCCLPEFDSSSLFAKLLDEEIGGSFEILVDDSYTIKQRYKKHTAVLVTKFSSGNDVFEIRDFMPRYRKPDGGYNSPPELVRYIKHVSGKPRFKVKYNPKLEYAHGKTETYVKKNFIVSLTHGEKFDTCFLYTSFNKNAVVEGRDIEIKDDGYFLLGYNEKLFQPTVRKMYTELERTKVYWLNWSSKTPNYRKYNSQISRSAITLKLLTYDKSGAVLAAATTSLPETIGEVRNWDYRFCWIRDASMAIKVIGELGHRNVAKRYLQFIVDLIPDKDEKLQIMYGINKEKKLTEHTLDHLSGYKGSKPVRIGNAAYKQRQNDIYGILMDVIYEQLSKYSNDTENGEDLWGITKGIVWIVSHHWKEADKGIWEFRTEDRHFTFSKVLCWVAIDRAIKVARLFRKTHKLEKWTQLEQEIKNDIHANAWNPEVNAFTQSYGSPDMDASVLLMESYGFIHAKDPKFVSTVHAIEKELSHDGLMYRYKNEDDFGLPSSSFTICTFWFINSLFKIGEKEKAMKHFDKLLSYSNHLGLFSEDIDFKTKRLLGNFPQAYSHLALIECAINFSRQESEEQVLASISRL, from the coding sequence ATGAATAATTTAGATTACGGAATAATAGGGAATTGTAGAAGTGCGGCCTTGGTGTCAAAAAATGGATCAATAGATTGGTGTTGTTTACCGGAGTTTGACTCCTCCTCACTTTTCGCCAAACTGTTGGACGAAGAAATAGGTGGTAGTTTCGAGATATTGGTGGATGATTCCTATACGATAAAACAACGCTATAAAAAGCATACGGCTGTTCTGGTCACTAAATTTTCTTCGGGAAATGATGTATTTGAAATTCGGGATTTTATGCCCAGATATAGAAAACCCGATGGCGGCTATAATTCCCCTCCGGAATTGGTGCGGTATATTAAACATGTTAGCGGTAAGCCCAGGTTTAAGGTGAAATATAATCCTAAATTGGAATATGCCCATGGCAAAACCGAGACCTATGTAAAAAAGAACTTTATTGTTAGTCTTACACATGGCGAAAAATTCGACACCTGCTTTCTGTACACCTCGTTTAACAAAAACGCTGTGGTAGAGGGAAGGGACATTGAAATCAAGGATGATGGATACTTTCTTTTGGGATACAATGAAAAATTATTTCAGCCAACGGTAAGAAAAATGTATACAGAACTGGAAAGAACCAAGGTATATTGGTTGAATTGGAGCAGTAAAACCCCAAACTACAGAAAATATAATTCCCAGATCAGTAGAAGTGCCATTACCCTTAAGTTGTTGACATACGATAAATCTGGAGCTGTGTTGGCTGCTGCAACCACATCCTTGCCGGAAACTATTGGAGAGGTCCGTAACTGGGACTATAGATTCTGCTGGATTCGTGATGCCTCAATGGCCATAAAGGTCATAGGGGAGTTGGGCCATAGGAACGTAGCCAAGAGATACCTACAATTTATTGTGGATCTCATTCCAGATAAGGACGAGAAACTCCAGATTATGTACGGTATCAATAAGGAGAAGAAGTTGACGGAGCACACCTTGGACCATTTATCGGGTTATAAAGGCTCAAAACCGGTACGTATTGGAAATGCCGCCTATAAACAACGACAAAATGATATCTACGGCATCTTAATGGATGTCATTTACGAACAGCTGTCCAAATATAGTAATGATACGGAGAATGGGGAGGATCTATGGGGTATCACCAAAGGTATTGTATGGATAGTTTCCCATCACTGGAAAGAAGCCGATAAGGGTATTTGGGAATTTAGAACGGAGGATAGACACTTTACTTTTTCTAAAGTATTGTGTTGGGTCGCCATTGATCGGGCGATTAAGGTGGCCAGGTTGTTCAGAAAGACCCATAAACTGGAAAAATGGACTCAATTGGAGCAGGAAATCAAGAATGATATCCACGCCAATGCTTGGAATCCGGAAGTCAATGCCTTTACTCAATCCTACGGCTCACCAGATATGGATGCCTCGGTTTTGTTAATGGAATCCTATGGATTTATTCATGCTAAGGATCCCAAATTTGTAAGTACCGTTCATGCGATAGAAAAGGAGCTGAGTCATGACGGATTAATGTACCGTTATAAAAATGAAGACGATTTTGGATTGCCATCATCCTCTTTTACAATATGCACTTTTTGGTTTATAAACAGTCTGTTCAAAATAGGCGAGAAGGAAAAGGCCATGAAGCATTTTGACAAGCTTTTATCCTACAGTAACCATTTAGGTCTTTTTAGTGAAGATATTGATTTTAAGACCAAAAGGCTATTAGGAAACTTTCCACAGGCTTATTCCCATTTGGCCCTAATAGAATGTGCTATAAACTTTTCAAGACAGGAAAGCGAAGAACAGGTACTGGCCTCGATCAGTAGGTTATAG
- a CDS encoding pyridoxal phosphate-dependent decarboxylase family protein, with protein MQNNLLQKVYSPKFFQEKGHQLINELTAHLDDKLNEKSEKAIHWNGPEEELKFWKDFLKNGDENDLFKTITERTTYVHHPKYIGHQVSPAAPITALTGMISSLLNNGMAVYEMGMSPSAIERVVTDIICEKIGWDSEARGFLTSGGTLANLTALLAARKAILKDDIWNDGLQKSIGIMVSEEAHYCVDRAARIMGLGEKGIIKIPCTESFQMDTSVLEEIYRKATVDGITIFAIVGSAPSTATGIFDDLEAIGEFAQNHSLWFHVDGAHGGAGIFSQKYKHTLKGIGGADSVVIDGHKMMMLPTITTALLLKNGVYANATFRQKADYLLTESDHEDWYNSGKRTFECTKTMMSIHWFAMLKLYGEEVFDAYVTQLYDRGAEFGGMIENHPSFLVAVKPMANIVCFRYTQPGFSQTQLNDLNAKIRQNLLEEGEFYIVQTKLRGWHYLRVTVMNPFTTKHHFQKLLDKIVIMAQQLIGKETITY; from the coding sequence ATGCAGAACAATCTTTTACAAAAGGTCTATTCACCTAAGTTCTTTCAAGAAAAAGGACATCAGTTAATTAATGAGCTAACCGCCCATTTGGATGATAAATTAAATGAAAAGTCAGAAAAGGCCATTCATTGGAATGGTCCAGAAGAAGAACTGAAATTCTGGAAAGATTTTTTGAAAAATGGCGATGAAAATGACCTTTTTAAAACGATAACAGAACGTACAACCTATGTACACCACCCAAAGTATATTGGGCATCAGGTCAGTCCAGCTGCTCCTATAACAGCTTTAACGGGTATGATCAGTTCCCTGTTGAATAACGGGATGGCCGTCTATGAAATGGGTATGTCACCAAGTGCCATTGAACGTGTCGTTACGGATATAATTTGTGAGAAAATTGGTTGGGATTCAGAGGCTAGGGGCTTTTTAACTTCAGGGGGTACCTTGGCCAATCTAACGGCTCTTTTGGCTGCAAGAAAGGCGATTCTAAAGGATGATATCTGGAACGATGGACTTCAAAAGTCCATTGGAATTATGGTAAGTGAGGAAGCCCACTACTGTGTGGACAGGGCTGCAAGGATTATGGGATTGGGGGAAAAGGGAATCATAAAAATTCCTTGTACGGAATCCTTTCAAATGGATACCTCGGTTTTGGAAGAAATTTATCGGAAAGCGACTGTAGACGGCATCACTATTTTTGCCATTGTTGGTAGCGCTCCTTCCACGGCTACGGGTATTTTCGACGATTTGGAGGCTATTGGGGAATTTGCACAAAACCACAGTCTTTGGTTTCATGTGGACGGAGCCCATGGCGGTGCTGGAATCTTCTCCCAAAAATATAAGCATACCCTAAAAGGAATTGGCGGGGCCGATTCCGTTGTCATAGATGGTCACAAAATGATGATGCTACCCACCATCACAACGGCCTTATTGTTAAAAAACGGGGTATACGCCAATGCCACTTTTAGACAGAAGGCAGATTATCTCCTAACGGAGTCGGACCATGAGGACTGGTACAATTCCGGCAAAAGAACCTTTGAATGTACGAAGACCATGATGAGCATCCATTGGTTTGCTATGCTCAAGTTGTATGGTGAAGAAGTTTTTGACGCCTATGTTACCCAATTATATGATAGAGGAGCCGAGTTCGGGGGTATGATAGAAAACCATCCTTCCTTTTTAGTAGCTGTTAAACCCATGGCGAACATCGTATGTTTTAGATATACACAACCTGGTTTTTCCCAAACCCAATTAAACGATTTAAATGCCAAAATAAGACAAAACCTTTTGGAGGAAGGCGAATTTTACATTGTACAGACCAAGTTAAGGGGTTGGCATTATTTACGGGTTACCGTTATGAATCCTTTTACCACAAAACACCATTTTCAAAAGTTGTTGGATAAAATTGTTATAATGGCCCAACAACTCATTGGAAAGGAAACTATAACCTACTGA
- a CDS encoding acyl-CoA dehydrogenase family protein, which translates to MSTEVKQDILRGGQFLVKETNCEDVFTLEDLNEEQKMMRESTKEFVDRKLWAHWERFEKKDYAYTEECMREAGELGLLSIAVPEKYEGMGMGFVSTMLVCDYISGATGSFSTAFGAHTGIGTMPITLYGTEEQKQKYVPKLATGEWFGAYCLTEPGAGSDANSGKTKAVLSDDGKYYSITGQKMWISNAGFCNLFIVFARIEDDKNITGFIVENDSENGITLGDEEKKLGIHSSSTRQVFFNETKVPVENMLSTRGNGFKIAMNALNIGRIKLAAACLEAQRRVTNEATKYANERIQFKTPIISFGAIKAKIADMATNAYVDESACYRAAKNIEDRIAIREADGNSHQEAELKGVEEYAIECSILKVAVSEHVQHTTDEGIQIFGGMGFSADTPMESAWRDARIARIYEGTNEINRMLSVGMLIKKAMKGHVDLLGPATAVGEELMGIPSFETPDFSELFAEEKDLLKRLKKVFLMVAGSAVQKFGPELEDHQQLLMAASDILIQVYLAESTLLRTEKNAKRFGEEAQATQIAMSKLYLYRATEIIIQKGKEAIVSFAEGDEQRMMLMGLKRFTKYTNNPNVIELRTQIADKVASDQGYTFD; encoded by the coding sequence ATGAGTACAGAAGTTAAACAGGATATACTACGAGGTGGACAATTCCTGGTCAAGGAAACAAATTGTGAAGACGTCTTCACCCTAGAAGATTTGAACGAAGAACAAAAAATGATGCGTGAGAGCACCAAAGAGTTTGTTGACCGCAAGCTTTGGGCCCACTGGGAGCGTTTTGAAAAGAAGGATTACGCCTATACGGAAGAATGTATGCGAGAAGCTGGGGAGCTAGGGTTGTTAAGCATTGCCGTTCCCGAAAAATATGAAGGTATGGGTATGGGCTTTGTCTCTACCATGTTGGTATGCGATTATATATCCGGTGCCACTGGATCTTTCAGCACGGCATTTGGAGCACATACCGGTATCGGCACCATGCCTATTACATTATATGGTACGGAAGAGCAAAAACAAAAATATGTACCTAAACTAGCTACCGGAGAATGGTTCGGCGCTTACTGTCTAACGGAACCGGGTGCGGGATCTGATGCCAATTCCGGAAAAACGAAAGCCGTACTTTCCGACGATGGTAAGTATTACAGTATTACAGGACAAAAAATGTGGATATCCAACGCCGGTTTCTGTAACCTTTTCATTGTTTTCGCCAGAATTGAGGACGATAAAAACATTACCGGATTCATTGTTGAAAATGATTCGGAGAATGGAATCACCTTAGGAGACGAAGAAAAAAAATTGGGTATTCACTCCTCCTCTACCCGTCAGGTTTTCTTCAATGAAACAAAAGTTCCTGTAGAAAACATGCTTTCCACTCGGGGTAATGGATTCAAAATTGCCATGAACGCCTTAAACATTGGACGTATTAAGTTGGCCGCAGCCTGCCTAGAGGCTCAAAGACGGGTCACTAATGAGGCGACTAAATATGCGAACGAACGCATTCAGTTTAAAACACCAATTATAAGTTTTGGTGCCATTAAAGCAAAGATAGCCGATATGGCTACCAATGCATATGTGGATGAATCGGCATGTTACAGAGCCGCTAAAAATATTGAAGATAGAATTGCGATACGCGAAGCCGATGGAAATTCGCACCAGGAAGCCGAACTAAAAGGCGTTGAAGAATATGCCATTGAATGCTCCATTTTAAAGGTAGCGGTTTCGGAACACGTACAACATACGACTGATGAAGGTATTCAAATTTTCGGTGGAATGGGCTTTAGTGCCGATACTCCTATGGAATCTGCCTGGAGGGATGCAAGAATCGCCCGTATTTATGAAGGAACCAATGAAATTAACCGAATGTTGTCCGTTGGTATGTTGATAAAAAAAGCCATGAAAGGTCATGTAGACTTATTGGGTCCGGCCACTGCGGTCGGTGAAGAGCTAATGGGCATTCCTTCATTTGAAACCCCTGATTTCTCTGAATTGTTTGCAGAAGAAAAAGACCTTTTAAAACGATTAAAGAAAGTATTCCTAATGGTGGCAGGTAGTGCAGTTCAGAAATTTGGTCCGGAATTGGAGGATCATCAACAATTGTTAATGGCCGCATCCGATATTTTGATTCAGGTTTATCTTGCAGAATCGACTTTACTAAGAACAGAAAAAAATGCAAAACGTTTTGGAGAGGAAGCACAAGCGACCCAAATTGCGATGTCCAAACTCTATTTGTACAGAGCAACGGAAATTATCATCCAAAAAGGAAAGGAAGCCATTGTTTCGTTTGCTGAAGGCGATGAACAACGTATGATGCTTATGGGGTTAAAACGTTTCACAAAATATACCAATAACCCTAATGTTATTGAATTACGCACACAAATTGCGGATAAAGTAGCATCAGATCAGGGTTACACCTTTGACTAA
- a CDS encoding acetyl-CoA C-acyltransferase — protein MKTAYIVKGYRTAVGKAPKGVFRFKRTDELAAETIEYMMKELPNLDKKRIDDVIVGNAMPEGAQGLNMGRLISLMGLDIVDVPGVTVNRFCSSGIETIGIATAKIQAGMADCIIAGGAESMSAVPMTGYKTELNYDLVKEGHEDYYWGMGNTAEAVAQEFNVSREDQDEFAYNSHMKALKAQAEDRFQDQIVPIEVEQTYVDENGKKATKKYTVTKDEGPRKGTSIEILNKLRPVFAANGSVTAGNSSQMSDGAAFVMVMSEEMVKELNLEPIARLVNYAAAGVPPRIMGIGPVAAVPKALKQAGLKQEDVELIELNEAFASQSIAVIRELKLNPDIVNVNGGAIALGHPLGCTGAKLSVQLFDEMRKRNMQGKYGMVTMCVGTGQGAAGIYEFLN, from the coding sequence ATGAAAACAGCATATATAGTAAAAGGGTATCGAACCGCAGTAGGAAAAGCGCCAAAAGGTGTATTCCGCTTTAAACGGACGGATGAACTAGCGGCGGAAACCATTGAGTACATGATGAAGGAGTTACCCAATTTGGACAAAAAAAGAATTGACGATGTCATAGTAGGTAATGCAATGCCGGAAGGTGCACAAGGTCTTAATATGGGACGCCTAATTTCCCTTATGGGCCTAGATATTGTTGATGTTCCGGGAGTTACGGTAAACCGATTTTGTTCTTCGGGTATTGAAACCATAGGCATTGCAACCGCAAAAATCCAAGCTGGAATGGCGGATTGCATTATTGCTGGTGGAGCGGAAAGTATGAGCGCGGTACCAATGACTGGTTACAAGACCGAACTGAACTATGATTTGGTCAAAGAAGGTCATGAGGATTATTACTGGGGCATGGGAAATACGGCCGAAGCCGTTGCCCAGGAATTTAATGTTTCCCGAGAGGATCAAGACGAGTTTGCATACAATTCCCATATGAAGGCCTTAAAAGCCCAAGCAGAGGACCGTTTTCAAGACCAAATTGTTCCTATTGAAGTAGAACAAACCTATGTAGACGAAAATGGTAAAAAGGCAACCAAAAAATATACGGTTACCAAAGATGAGGGTCCTAGAAAAGGAACATCGATAGAAATTTTGAATAAACTGAGACCAGTTTTCGCGGCGAATGGTAGCGTTACCGCAGGTAATTCCTCACAAATGAGTGACGGAGCCGCCTTTGTAATGGTAATGAGTGAGGAAATGGTGAAAGAACTAAATTTAGAACCCATAGCTAGATTGGTTAACTATGCCGCAGCTGGAGTACCTCCAAGAATTATGGGTATAGGTCCGGTAGCCGCTGTTCCAAAGGCTTTAAAGCAAGCTGGTTTAAAGCAAGAAGATGTTGAATTAATAGAATTGAACGAAGCTTTTGCTTCACAATCAATCGCCGTGATACGGGAATTAAAGTTAAATCCGGATATCGTTAATGTTAACGGTGGAGCCATTGCGTTAGGACATCCACTTGGGTGTACCGGTGCAAAATTATCGGTTCAGCTTTTTGACGAAATGCGTAAAAGAAATATGCAGGGAAAATACGGTATGGTAACCATGTGTGTAGGTACCGGTCAAGGTGCAGCTGGAATCTATGAATTTTTGAATTAG
- a CDS encoding 3-hydroxyacyl-CoA dehydrogenase/enoyl-CoA hydratase family protein encodes MNKHIKKVAVIGSGIMGSGIACHFANIGVEVLLLDIVPRELTDKEKSQGLTLQDKVARNRLVNDSLASALKSKPSPIYHQKFADRISTGNLEDDISKVAKVDWIIEVVVERLDIKKQVFENLEKHRTPGTLITSNTSGIPIKFMSEGRSEDFQKHFCGTHFFNPARYLKLFEIIPGPETLPEVLDFLNGYGEKFLGKTSVVAKDTPAFIGNRVGIFSIQSLFHTVKEMNMTVEEVDKLTGPVIGRPKSATFRTVDVVGLDTLVHVANGISENCKDDERHELFALPDFIQTMMNNKWLGSKTGQGFYKKVKNDKGNSEILTLDLDTMEYRAKKSAKFSTLELTKTIDKVVDRFPVLVDGKDKAGEFYRKSFGQLFAYVSHRIPEISDELYKIDDAMKAGFGWEHGPFQIWDAVGLDKGLELIAAENQTAADWVNDMKAAGIDSFYSVKDGNTYYYDIPKKEMTKVPGQDAFIILDNIRKSKEVFKNSGVVIEDLGDGILNCEFQSKMNTIGGDVLAGLNRAIDLAEKDFQGLVVGNQAANFSVGANIGMIFMMAVEQEYDELNMAIKMFQDTMMRMRYSAIPTVSAPHGMTLGGGCELSLHADKVVAAAETYIGLVEFGVGVIPGGGGSKEFALRASDSFKKGDVELNVLQEYFLTIGMAKVSTSAYEAYDLGILQHGKDIVVVNKDRQIATAKEYAKLMAESGYTQPPKRKDVKVLGKQALGMFLVGTDSMEASHYISEHDKKIANKLAYVMAGGDLSEPTMVSEQYLLDLEREAFLSLCTERKTLERIQHMLKTGKPLRN; translated from the coding sequence ATGAACAAGCATATTAAAAAAGTTGCAGTAATTGGTTCGGGCATTATGGGAAGTGGAATCGCATGCCATTTTGCCAATATTGGAGTGGAGGTCCTACTTCTGGATATTGTACCCAGGGAATTGACGGACAAAGAAAAGTCACAAGGCCTTACCTTGCAGGATAAAGTGGCACGAAACAGACTGGTGAACGATTCCTTGGCATCGGCATTAAAATCAAAGCCCTCCCCTATTTATCATCAAAAATTCGCCGATAGAATTTCTACGGGAAATCTGGAAGATGATATTTCCAAGGTAGCAAAAGTCGATTGGATTATTGAGGTCGTTGTTGAACGACTTGATATCAAAAAACAGGTCTTTGAAAATCTGGAAAAACATAGAACTCCCGGTACCCTTATAACTTCCAATACCTCTGGTATTCCCATAAAATTTATGAGCGAAGGTAGAAGCGAGGATTTTCAAAAACACTTTTGCGGTACGCACTTCTTTAATCCTGCACGTTATCTAAAATTATTTGAAATTATTCCCGGTCCTGAGACCCTCCCAGAAGTTTTGGACTTTCTTAACGGGTATGGAGAGAAGTTCCTGGGGAAAACCTCTGTGGTCGCCAAGGATACTCCAGCTTTTATAGGAAACCGGGTAGGTATCTTCAGTATTCAGAGTTTGTTCCATACGGTCAAAGAAATGAACATGACGGTGGAGGAAGTCGACAAATTAACCGGGCCGGTAATAGGACGACCTAAATCGGCCACGTTTAGAACTGTTGACGTAGTAGGACTGGATACCTTAGTTCACGTTGCCAATGGAATTTCCGAAAACTGTAAGGATGATGAACGTCATGAACTTTTTGCACTTCCTGATTTTATTCAGACCATGATGAATAATAAATGGTTGGGCAGTAAAACAGGACAAGGTTTTTATAAAAAAGTAAAGAATGATAAGGGCAATAGTGAGATTTTAACCTTGGATTTGGACACGATGGAGTATCGTGCCAAAAAAAGTGCGAAGTTCTCCACCTTGGAGTTGACCAAAACCATTGATAAGGTTGTGGATAGGTTCCCTGTTTTGGTAGACGGAAAAGATAAAGCTGGAGAATTTTACCGTAAGAGTTTCGGTCAATTATTTGCCTATGTGTCTCACCGTATTCCAGAAATATCAGATGAATTATACAAAATCGATGACGCCATGAAAGCCGGTTTTGGCTGGGAGCACGGTCCATTCCAAATTTGGGATGCTGTAGGTCTGGATAAAGGATTAGAATTGATTGCAGCAGAGAATCAAACTGCCGCTGATTGGGTTAATGACATGAAAGCTGCAGGTATCGATTCTTTTTACAGCGTAAAAGATGGAAATACCTACTACTATGATATTCCTAAAAAGGAAATGACGAAAGTTCCCGGACAGGATGCTTTCATCATCCTGGATAACATTAGAAAATCTAAGGAAGTCTTTAAAAATAGTGGCGTGGTAATCGAGGATTTGGGAGACGGCATCCTAAATTGTGAATTCCAATCCAAGATGAACACCATTGGAGGTGATGTTTTGGCAGGACTGAACAGGGCAATCGACTTGGCCGAAAAAGATTTTCAGGGACTGGTCGTGGGTAACCAAGCTGCCAATTTTTCTGTCGGAGCCAATATCGGAATGATTTTTATGATGGCCGTTGAACAGGAGTATGATGAATTGAACATGGCCATTAAAATGTTCCAGGACACCATGATGCGCATGCGCTATTCAGCAATCCCTACCGTTTCAGCTCCACATGGAATGACGCTAGGTGGTGGATGTGAGCTTTCCCTTCATGCGGATAAGGTGGTAGCAGCTGCGGAAACCTATATAGGATTAGTAGAATTTGGTGTGGGTGTTATTCCAGGTGGTGGAGGTTCCAAGGAATTTGCATTGAGAGCATCGGATTCCTTTAAAAAAGGGGATGTTGAATTAAATGTGCTTCAAGAGTATTTTTTAACCATCGGAATGGCAAAAGTTTCGACCTCTGCCTACGAGGCATACGATTTAGGAATATTGCAACACGGAAAGGATATCGTTGTGGTCAATAAAGACCGACAAATAGCGACCGCTAAAGAGTATGCCAAACTCATGGCCGAATCAGGTTACACGCAGCCACCTAAACGTAAGGATGTAAAGGTACTTGGAAAACAAGCCTTGGGAATGTTCTTGGTAGGCACAGATTCTATGGAAGCCAGTCACTATATAAGTGAGCATGATAAAAAGATTGCGAATAAATTGGCCTATGTAATGGCCGGGGGAGATTTATCCGAACCCACCATGGTTTCAGAACAGTATTTGTTGGATCTAGAGCGCGAGGCATTCCTTTCACTTTGTACGGAAAGAAAAACCTTGGAACGCATTCAGCATATGTTAAAAACAGGTAAACCACTAAGAAATTAA
- a CDS encoding MarR family winged helix-turn-helix transcriptional regulator, with product MKEVTIDYALRATWQAVARMYNEEAKNFETTMAIGFTLLSIDPKTGTPSTSLGPKMGMEATSLSRILKSMEEKGLIERKPNPSDGRGVLIHLTDFGLEKRKDSKDVVLRFNEVVKNNVSEEKLKHFFEVTDTINKLISDKKIYTKDTTKN from the coding sequence ATGAAGGAGGTTACCATTGATTACGCCTTAAGGGCTACCTGGCAGGCAGTAGCCAGAATGTACAATGAGGAAGCTAAAAACTTTGAAACAACAATGGCCATTGGTTTTACTTTACTGAGCATAGACCCTAAAACAGGTACCCCCTCAACTTCTTTGGGGCCAAAAATGGGCATGGAAGCTACAAGTTTGTCCAGAATACTAAAAAGTATGGAAGAAAAAGGATTGATTGAGAGAAAACCCAATCCTTCGGACGGCCGTGGCGTCCTGATACATTTGACTGATTTTGGTCTTGAAAAAAGAAAGGATTCCAAAGATGTGGTTCTAAGGTTTAATGAGGTCGTTAAAAATAATGTGTCAGAGGAAAAGCTAAAACACTTTTTTGAAGTGACCGATACCATCAACAAACTCATCTCGGACAAAAAAATTTATACAAAAGACACAACAAAAAACTAA
- a CDS encoding AMP-dependent synthetase/ligase, which yields MQKVTRLFDFPYYQLENHPLEKSLVTKYDGKWMTTSTKEYIEKANTISRGLLRLGVQPNDKIAIISMTNRTEWNIMDIGVLQLGAQTVPIYPTISEEDYEYVLNHSEATYCFVSCAEVLAKVNTIKPALKHLKGVYSFDTLKDCDNWQAVLDLGKDDTNQPEVNKRKEQVNANDLATLIYTSGTTGRPKGVMLSHDNIVSNVIASEKRVPFEAGASALSFLPVCHIFERMILYLYQYCSIEIYFAEGLDKISDNLKEVKPNVMTVVPRLLEKVYDAIIAKGSALGGIKNKLFFWAVSVGLKFEPYGANGWWYEQQLKLARKLIFSKWKDGLGGNLTTMVSGSAALQPRLSRVFGAAGIPVMEGYGLTETSPVIAVNQEKGGGWKIGTVGRVIDKVEVKIADDGEILCKGPNVMLGYYKDKEKTNEVLENGYFHTGDIGEIDTEGFLKITDRKKEMFKTSGGKYVAPQLLENRFKQSRFIEQIMVVGEGEKMPAALIQPDFQYLHDWAAKKGITIPENSDIIINPIVLEKYQTEVDLANEQFAKWEKVKQFRLTPEVWSVEGGHLTPTMKLRRKIIKEKYIDLYNDIYGHG from the coding sequence ATGCAAAAAGTTACCCGCCTATTCGATTTTCCTTACTATCAATTGGAAAACCATCCTTTGGAAAAATCACTCGTTACCAAATACGATGGAAAATGGATGACTACCTCCACGAAAGAATACATTGAAAAAGCAAATACCATAAGTCGGGGATTATTGAGACTTGGGGTACAACCTAATGATAAAATTGCGATTATCTCCATGACCAATCGCACGGAGTGGAACATTATGGATATAGGGGTATTACAGTTAGGAGCACAAACAGTACCCATTTATCCCACTATATCCGAAGAAGATTACGAATACGTTTTGAACCATTCTGAGGCAACCTATTGTTTTGTTTCCTGTGCAGAAGTGCTGGCCAAGGTAAATACGATAAAACCGGCATTAAAACACTTGAAAGGTGTCTATAGTTTTGATACCCTAAAAGATTGTGACAATTGGCAGGCGGTTTTGGACTTGGGAAAAGACGACACCAACCAACCAGAAGTGAACAAGCGCAAGGAACAGGTCAATGCCAATGACTTGGCCACCTTAATATATACCTCTGGAACCACTGGGAGACCCAAGGGTGTGATGTTGTCCCATGACAATATTGTTTCCAACGTTATTGCCAGTGAAAAAAGGGTTCCTTTTGAAGCCGGAGCCAGTGCACTGAGCTTTTTACCCGTATGCCACATTTTTGAAAGAATGATTCTTTATCTCTACCAATATTGTAGTATTGAAATCTATTTTGCGGAAGGATTGGATAAAATCAGCGATAATCTCAAGGAGGTAAAACCAAATGTCATGACGGTGGTTCCAAGGCTTTTGGAAAAAGTTTACGATGCCATTATAGCAAAGGGCAGTGCTTTGGGAGGAATAAAAAACAAACTATTCTTTTGGGCTGTCTCCGTAGGTTTAAAATTTGAACCCTATGGTGCAAACGGATGGTGGTACGAACAACAATTAAAATTGGCCAGAAAATTGATTTTCAGTAAATGGAAAGATGGCCTCGGGGGTAATCTAACAACTATGGTATCGGGCAGTGCGGCCTTACAACCTAGATTGAGCAGGGTCTTTGGCGCAGCAGGCATCCCTGTAATGGAAGGATACGGACTTACAGAAACCTCTCCGGTAATTGCAGTAAACCAAGAAAAAGGCGGTGGTTGGAAAATAGGTACTGTCGGCAGGGTCATTGATAAAGTGGAGGTCAAAATTGCGGATGACGGAGAAATACTATGTAAGGGACCTAACGTAATGCTGGGATATTACAAAGACAAGGAGAAAACAAATGAAGTCCTCGAGAATGGCTACTTTCATACAGGAGACATTGGTGAAATTGATACAGAGGGTTTCCTCAAAATCACCGATCGTAAAAAAGAAATGTTTAAAACATCCGGAGGTAAATATGTAGCTCCTCAATTATTGGAAAATCGTTTTAAACAGTCACGTTTTATAGAACAAATAATGGTCGTGGGTGAAGGAGAAAAAATGCCTGCTGCATTGATTCAGCCGGACTTTCAGTATTTGCATGACTGGGCAGCGAAAAAGGGTATAACCATTCCTGAGAATTCAGATATTATTATAAATCCCATAGTACTGGAGAAATATCAGACTGAGGTGGACTTGGCGAACGAACAGTTTGCAAAGTGGGAAAAGGTAAAACAGTTTAGACTTACACCAGAAGTATGGAGCGTAGAGGGAGGACACCTTACCCCTACCATGAAACTCAGAAGAAAAATTATAAAGGAAAAATATATTGACCTTTATAATGATATCTACGGACATGGCTAA